Proteins from one Mycobacterium sp. HUMS_12744610 genomic window:
- the rpsE gene encoding 30S ribosomal protein S5, translated as MAEQSAGGQDSRDSRDSRGDRDSRGRRDGGGRGGRDRDRDGDKSNYLERVVAINRVSKVVKGGRRFSFTALVIVGDGNGMVGVGYGKAKEVPAAIAKGVEEARKGFFRVPLIGGTITHPVQGEAAAGVVLLRPASPGTGVIAGGAARAVLECAGVHDILAKSLGSDNAINVVHATVAALKLLQRPEEVAARRGLPIEDVAPAGMLRARRESDALAAAAAREGTA; from the coding sequence ATGGCGGAGCAGTCGGCAGGCGGGCAGGACAGCCGCGACAGCCGCGACTCGCGTGGTGACCGCGACAGCCGGGGTCGCCGCGACGGAGGTGGGCGCGGCGGTCGTGACCGGGACCGCGACGGCGACAAGAGCAACTACCTGGAGCGCGTCGTCGCCATCAACCGCGTCTCCAAGGTGGTCAAGGGTGGGCGGCGCTTCAGCTTCACCGCCCTGGTCATCGTGGGCGACGGCAACGGCATGGTCGGCGTCGGATATGGCAAGGCCAAAGAGGTCCCCGCCGCGATCGCCAAGGGTGTCGAGGAAGCCCGCAAGGGCTTCTTCCGGGTGCCGCTGATCGGCGGCACCATCACCCACCCCGTGCAGGGCGAGGCCGCCGCCGGCGTGGTGCTGCTGCGCCCCGCCAGCCCCGGTACCGGTGTGATCGCCGGCGGTGCGGCGCGCGCGGTGCTGGAATGCGCCGGGGTGCACGACATCCTGGCCAAGTCGTTGGGCAGCGACAACGCGATCAACGTGGTGCACGCCACCGTCGCCGCCCTCAAGCTGCTGCAGCGTCCCGAGGAGGTGGCGGCCCGGCGCGGGTTGCCGATCGAGGACGTCGCCCCGGCCGGCATGCTGCGGGCGCGCCGGGAGAGCGACGCGCTGGCCGCGGCGGCCGCACGTGAAGGAACGGCATAA
- the rplX gene encoding 50S ribosomal protein L24 — translation MKVRKGDTVLVIAGKDKGAKGKVLQAYPERNRVLVEGVNRIKKHTAVSTNQRGARSGGIVTQEAAIHVSNVMVVDSDGKPTRVGYRTDEETGKRVRISKRNGKDI, via the coding sequence ATGAAGGTCCGCAAGGGCGACACCGTGCTGGTGATCGCGGGCAAGGACAAGGGGGCCAAGGGCAAGGTCCTGCAGGCCTACCCCGAGCGCAACCGGGTGCTGGTCGAGGGCGTGAACCGGATCAAGAAGCACACCGCGGTCTCGACCAACCAGCGGGGGGCGCGCTCGGGCGGGATCGTCACCCAGGAAGCCGCGATCCACGTCTCCAACGTGATGGTGGTCGACTCCGACGGCAAGCCCACGCGGGTCGGCTACCGGACGGACGAGGAGACAGGCAAGCGGGTCCGTATCTCCAAGCGCAACGGCAAGGACATTTGA
- the sppA gene encoding signal peptide peptidase SppA, translated as MFAFLPSIPGVPDLGKDVRALAARLDTARHHGVPNGCVLELDLRAVPPETTGFDPLAIISGGGRPMALRDTVAAIHRAAEDPRVAGMIARVQLAASPAAAVQELREAIAAFSAAKPSLAWAETYPGTLSYYLASAFREVWMQPSGTVGLIGFATNALFLRDALHKAGVEAQFVTRGEYKSAPNLFTENGFTAAHREAVTRMLESLQQQVWQAVARSRKIDPDTLDAVADRAPLLRDDAVSSGLVDRIGFRDEAYARMAEMVGVEDVSDDNEPPRLYLTRYAGAARARLAPPVPSVPGRKPKPTVAVVTLDGPIVNGRGGPQFLPFGNSSVGGDTIAAALRAAAADDAVAAIVVRIDSPGGSVSASETIWREVKRARERGKPVVASMGAVAASGGYYAAMGADAIVANPGTITGSIGVLSGKLVIRDLKQRLGIGSDTVRTNANADAWSADAPFTPEQQAHREAEVDLFYSDFVERAAAGRNLSTEAVDAVARGRIWTGADALERGLVDELGGLRAAVRRAKVLAGLDEGTDVRLVGYPGHSLLDLVRPRTSSLPAALLSRAVAGVLDNLEQTLNGASALWLGESRL; from the coding sequence ATGTTTGCCTTCCTGCCCTCGATTCCCGGTGTTCCCGATCTCGGGAAAGACGTCCGTGCCCTGGCCGCCCGGCTCGACACCGCCCGCCACCACGGCGTGCCCAACGGTTGCGTGCTCGAGCTGGACCTGCGCGCGGTGCCGCCGGAGACGACGGGCTTCGACCCGCTGGCGATCATCAGCGGCGGCGGCCGGCCGATGGCGCTGCGCGACACGGTGGCCGCGATCCACCGCGCCGCCGAGGATCCGCGGGTCGCGGGGATGATCGCCCGCGTGCAGCTCGCGGCGTCCCCGGCGGCGGCGGTCCAGGAGCTGCGCGAGGCGATCGCGGCCTTCAGCGCGGCCAAGCCGTCGCTGGCCTGGGCCGAGACCTATCCCGGCACGCTGTCGTACTACCTGGCCTCGGCGTTCCGTGAGGTCTGGATGCAACCGTCGGGAACGGTCGGGCTGATCGGCTTCGCGACCAACGCGCTGTTCCTGCGCGACGCGCTGCACAAGGCCGGTGTCGAGGCGCAGTTCGTCACCCGTGGCGAATACAAGTCGGCGCCGAACCTGTTCACCGAGAACGGCTTCACCGCCGCCCACCGCGAGGCCGTCACCCGGATGCTGGAAAGCCTGCAGCAGCAGGTGTGGCAGGCGGTCGCCCGGTCGCGCAAGATCGACCCTGACACGCTCGACGCGGTGGCCGACCGGGCCCCGCTGCTGCGTGACGACGCCGTGTCCTCCGGTCTGGTCGACCGGATCGGGTTCCGCGACGAAGCCTACGCGCGGATGGCGGAAATGGTTGGCGTCGAGGATGTTTCGGACGACAATGAACCGCCCCGGCTGTACCTGACGCGCTACGCGGGCGCGGCACGGGCGCGGCTGGCCCCGCCCGTGCCGTCGGTCCCGGGCCGTAAGCCCAAGCCGACGGTGGCCGTGGTCACCCTCGACGGCCCGATCGTCAACGGGCGCGGGGGACCGCAGTTTCTGCCGTTCGGCAACTCCTCGGTGGGCGGCGACACCATCGCCGCGGCGCTGCGCGCGGCCGCCGCCGACGACGCGGTGGCCGCGATCGTGGTGCGGATCGACAGCCCCGGAGGGTCTGTCAGCGCATCGGAAACCATTTGGCGAGAGGTGAAAAGGGCGCGCGAGCGCGGCAAGCCGGTGGTGGCGTCGATGGGCGCGGTCGCCGCCTCCGGCGGCTACTACGCGGCGATGGGGGCCGACGCGATCGTGGCCAATCCGGGCACGATCACCGGCTCGATCGGAGTGCTCAGCGGAAAGCTCGTGATCCGTGACCTCAAGCAGCGGCTGGGTATCGGGTCGGACACCGTGCGCACCAACGCCAATGCCGACGCCTGGTCGGCCGACGCGCCCTTCACCCCGGAGCAGCAGGCGCATCGCGAGGCGGAGGTGGACTTGTTCTACTCCGACTTCGTCGAGCGCGCCGCCGCGGGACGCAACTTGAGCACCGAGGCGGTGGACGCCGTTGCCCGGGGCAGGATCTGGACCGGCGCCGACGCCCTCGAGCGCGGCCTGGTCGACGAACTCGGCGGGCTGCGGGCCGCGGTGCGCCGGGCCAAGGTGCTGGCCGGGCTCGACGAGGGCACCGACGTGCGCCTGGTCGGCTATCCGGGCCATTCGCTGCTGGACCTGGTGCGGCCGCGGACCTCGTCGCTGCCGGCGGCGCTGTTGAGCCGCGCGGTCGCCGGGGTGCTGGACAACCTCGAGCAGACGCTGAACGGCGCGAGCGCGCTGTGGCTGGGGGAGTCGCGCCTCTAG
- the rplR gene encoding 50S ribosomal protein L18 encodes MGQNISATRRVSRLRRHARLRKKVSGTPQRPRLVVNRSARHIHVQLVNDENGTTVAAASSIEADVRGLQGDKKARSVRVGQLIAERAKAAGIDSVVFDRGGYSYGGRIAALADAARENGLRF; translated from the coding sequence GTGGGGCAGAACATCTCCGCGACCAGGCGGGTCTCCCGTCTGCGCAGGCACGCCCGGCTGCGCAAGAAGGTCTCGGGTACCCCGCAGCGTCCGCGGCTGGTGGTGAACAGGTCCGCGCGGCACATCCATGTGCAACTGGTCAACGACGAAAACGGCACCACGGTGGCGGCCGCATCGTCGATCGAGGCCGACGTGCGCGGCCTGCAGGGAGACAAGAAAGCCCGTAGCGTGCGGGTCGGTCAGCTGATCGCGGAGCGTGCCAAGGCCGCCGGCATCGACAGCGTGGTGTTCGACCGCGGCGGCTACTCCTACGGCGGACGGATCGCGGCGCTGGCCGATGCCGCGCGCGAGAACGGATTGCGATTCTGA
- a CDS encoding type Z 30S ribosomal protein S14: protein MAKKALVNKAARKPRFAVRAYTRCNRCGRPRAVYRKFGLCRICLREMAHAGELPGVQKSSW, encoded by the coding sequence ATGGCTAAGAAGGCACTGGTTAACAAGGCGGCGCGCAAGCCACGGTTCGCGGTGCGCGCCTACACCCGCTGCAACAGGTGCGGGCGCCCGCGTGCGGTCTATCGCAAGTTCGGGCTGTGCAGGATCTGCCTGCGCGAGATGGCGCACGCCGGCGAATTGCCCGGCGTGCAGAAGAGCAGTTGGTAA
- the rplO gene encoding 50S ribosomal protein L15 — protein sequence MTIKLHDLRPAPGSKTARTRVGRGEGSKGKSAGRGTKGTKARKNVPATFEGGQMPIHMRLPKLKGFKNRFRTEYEIVNVGDINRLFPQGGSIGVDELVAKGAVRKNSLVKVLGDGELTVKVEVSAHKFSGSAREKISAAGGSATEL from the coding sequence ATGACGATCAAACTGCATGACCTGCGCCCGGCGCCCGGGTCGAAGACCGCCCGGACCCGCGTGGGTCGCGGTGAGGGCTCCAAGGGCAAGTCGGCGGGCCGTGGCACCAAGGGCACCAAGGCCCGCAAGAACGTCCCGGCGACGTTCGAGGGCGGGCAGATGCCGATCCACATGCGGCTGCCCAAGCTCAAGGGGTTCAAGAACCGGTTCCGCACCGAGTACGAGATCGTCAACGTCGGCGACATCAACCGGCTGTTCCCGCAGGGTGGATCCATCGGCGTGGACGAGCTGGTGGCCAAGGGCGCGGTCCGCAAGAACTCGTTGGTCAAGGTGCTCGGCGACGGCGAGCTGACCGTCAAGGTCGAGGTGTCCGCGCACAAGTTCAGCGGCAGCGCGCGCGAGAAGATCAGCGCCGCGGGCGGTTCGGCGACCGAGCTGTAG
- a CDS encoding LLM class flavin-dependent oxidoreductase has product MRFSIAIPQFDYDGFDAAGLRSYLARAEELGFEAGWVLEQIIGAAPLLAPLELLAWCAANTERLRLGVAVLVTSLHDPLQLASAATAVDRLSHGRLDIGVGTGGGSRRFAAFGVDKSTYISYFTEGLELMKAAWSDEPRVTFHGRFRDVDDLPVAPKPVQRPHPPIWFGGLAPKALARAVRHGDAFLGAGSSTTEAFAGAVEVVRRELDEQRKDPARFTIGKRVYLMVDDDAARARERVLAGLRRIYGKMPGIDAVPVSGTPGDVARGLREVIDAGAQTLLLNPVGTDVPENREQMERLAAEVIPQLT; this is encoded by the coding sequence GTGAGGTTCTCCATCGCCATCCCCCAGTTCGACTACGACGGCTTCGACGCCGCAGGGCTGCGCTCCTACCTCGCGCGCGCCGAGGAACTCGGGTTCGAGGCGGGCTGGGTTCTCGAGCAGATCATCGGGGCGGCGCCGCTGCTGGCGCCCCTGGAACTGCTGGCGTGGTGTGCGGCGAACACCGAACGGCTGCGGCTGGGTGTCGCCGTGCTGGTGACGTCCCTGCACGACCCGCTCCAGCTGGCCTCGGCCGCGACCGCCGTGGACCGGCTCAGCCACGGGCGGCTGGACATCGGCGTGGGCACCGGCGGCGGCTCGCGCCGGTTCGCCGCGTTCGGCGTGGACAAGTCGACCTACATCTCCTACTTCACCGAGGGGCTGGAGCTGATGAAGGCGGCCTGGTCCGACGAACCGCGGGTGACGTTCCACGGCCGGTTCCGCGACGTCGACGACCTGCCCGTCGCGCCCAAGCCGGTGCAGCGGCCGCACCCGCCGATCTGGTTCGGCGGGCTCGCGCCCAAGGCCCTGGCCAGGGCGGTGCGCCACGGTGACGCGTTCCTGGGCGCCGGGTCGTCGACCACCGAGGCGTTCGCCGGAGCCGTCGAAGTGGTGCGCCGCGAGCTCGACGAGCAGCGCAAGGATCCGGCGCGCTTCACGATCGGCAAGCGGGTCTACCTGATGGTCGACGACGACGCGGCGCGGGCCCGCGAGCGGGTGCTCGCCGGGCTGCGGCGGATTTACGGCAAGATGCCCGGCATCGATGCGGTGCCGGTGTCGGGAACGCCCGGCGACGTCGCCCGCGGGCTACGCGAGGTGATCGACGCCGGAGCCCAGACGCTGCTGCTCAACCCCGTCGGCACCGATGTCCCGGAGAACCGCGAGCAGATGGAACGCCTTGCCGCGGAGGTGATCCCGCAGCTCACCTAG
- the rpsH gene encoding 30S ribosomal protein S8, producing MTMTDPIADFLTRLRNANSAYHDEVSLPHSKIKANIAEILKREGYISDYRTEDARVGKSLVVQLKYGPSRERSIAGLRRVSKPGLRVYAKSTNLPRVLGGLGVAIISTSSGLLTDRQAARQGVGGEVLAYVW from the coding sequence ATGACGATGACGGACCCGATCGCAGACTTTTTGACGCGTCTGCGCAACGCCAACTCGGCGTACCACGACGAGGTGAGCCTGCCGCACTCGAAGATCAAGGCCAACATCGCCGAGATCCTCAAGCGTGAGGGCTACATCAGCGACTACCGCACCGAGGACGCCCGGGTGGGCAAGTCCCTGGTGGTCCAGCTGAAGTACGGGCCCAGCCGGGAGCGCAGCATCGCGGGGCTGCGACGGGTTTCCAAGCCGGGACTACGGGTGTATGCGAAGTCCACCAACCTGCCGCGGGTTCTCGGCGGCCTGGGCGTGGCGATCATCTCGACCTCCTCGGGTCTGCTCACCGACCGTCAGGCGGCCAGACAGGGCGTGGGCGGCGAAGTCCTCGCGTACGTGTGGTAA
- the rplE gene encoding 50S ribosomal protein L5: MTTAERVMPRLKERYRNEIRDALHKQFGYGNVMQIPTVTKVVVNMGVGEAARDAKLINGAVNDLALITGQKPEVRKARKSIAQFKLREGMPIGVRVTLRGDRMWEFLDRLTSIALPRIRDFRGLSPKQFDGVGNYTFGLAEQSVFHEIDVDKIDRVRGMDINVVTTATTDDEGRALLRALGFPFKEN, from the coding sequence ATGACAACTGCGGAACGAGTCATGCCGCGGCTGAAAGAGCGCTACCGCAACGAAATTCGGGATGCGCTGCACAAGCAGTTCGGCTACGGGAACGTCATGCAGATCCCCACCGTCACCAAGGTCGTCGTCAACATGGGCGTCGGCGAGGCGGCCCGGGATGCCAAGCTGATCAACGGCGCCGTCAACGACCTGGCGTTGATCACCGGGCAGAAGCCCGAGGTTCGCAAGGCCCGCAAGTCCATCGCGCAGTTCAAATTGCGCGAGGGGATGCCGATCGGCGTCCGGGTCACCCTGCGCGGGGACCGGATGTGGGAGTTCCTCGACCGGCTCACGTCGATCGCGTTGCCGCGCATCCGCGACTTCCGCGGACTTTCGCCCAAGCAGTTCGACGGTGTCGGCAACTACACCTTCGGGCTGGCCGAGCAGTCGGTGTTCCACGAGATCGACGTGGACAAGATCGACCGCGTCCGGGGTATGGACATCAACGTCGTGACCACGGCGACGACCGACGACGAGGGGCGAGCGCTGCTGCGGGCCCTTGGCTTTCCGTTCAAGGAGAACTGA
- the rpmD gene encoding 50S ribosomal protein L30 — translation MAALKITQVRSTIGARWKQRESLRTLGLRRIRHSVIREDNAQTRGLIAVVNHLVEVEEAK, via the coding sequence ATGGCAGCTCTCAAGATCACCCAGGTACGCAGCACGATCGGTGCGCGCTGGAAGCAGCGCGAGAGCCTGCGCACGCTGGGCCTGCGGCGGATCCGCCACTCGGTGATCCGTGAAGACAACGCTCAGACCCGCGGGCTGATCGCGGTGGTGAACCATCTCGTCGAGGTGGAGGAGGCCAAATGA